In a single window of the Terrirubrum flagellatum genome:
- a CDS encoding NirA family protein has product MGSPFTPEQQRYLEGFASGIQAARAIRPGSVSAAPQEYEGPDKAHFEAQDRVTTAGGKLSDAEKWKRAENPFDAYPRFRAQSKSGAYPKPDDNFRWRYHGLFYVAPAQNSYMCRLRIPNGILTHWQFAGVADLARRHGGGYAHATTRANLQIREITAERAPDLLDGIISLGLSSKGSGADNIRNVTGSATAGIDPQELIDTRPHARDWHFHILNDRSLYGLPRKFNVAFDGAGRIATLEDTNDIGFQAVQVLDGAPVPTGIYYRLALGGITGHRDLARDTGVILAPDDAVAVSDAIVRVFIDHGDRTNRNKSRLKYVLDDWGFDKFLVAVEEKLGRKLMRIDAAHLAPRPAYDRLAHIGVHPQRQPGLNWIGVALPVGKMTSEQMEVIASVARVCGDGDIRLTVWQNLLISGVPDAKVEDAIAHIKACGLSVEATSVRAGLVACTGNRGCKFAASDTKGHAMAIADHVDARLQIDQPINIHLTGCHHSCAQHYIGDIGLIGQKVAVGEEETVEGYNLFVGGGFGVDGAIGRELYPNLKADDAPRVVEALLRAWQEKRLSPEESFQAFTARHEIEMLKSFLSEGAAC; this is encoded by the coding sequence ATGGGAAGTCCGTTCACGCCTGAACAGCAGCGCTATCTCGAAGGATTCGCTTCGGGAATCCAGGCTGCGCGCGCCATCCGCCCGGGCTCTGTTTCCGCTGCTCCGCAAGAGTATGAAGGGCCCGACAAGGCGCATTTCGAGGCGCAGGATCGCGTCACGACGGCGGGCGGAAAGCTGTCCGACGCCGAGAAGTGGAAGCGCGCGGAAAACCCGTTTGACGCCTATCCTCGCTTCCGCGCGCAATCGAAGTCAGGCGCTTATCCCAAACCCGACGACAATTTCCGCTGGCGCTATCATGGCCTGTTCTATGTCGCCCCGGCGCAGAACAGCTATATGTGCCGCCTGCGCATTCCCAACGGAATCCTGACGCATTGGCAGTTCGCCGGCGTCGCCGATCTCGCGCGCCGCCATGGCGGCGGCTATGCGCATGCGACGACGCGCGCCAATTTGCAGATACGCGAGATCACGGCTGAGCGCGCGCCTGATCTGCTCGATGGAATCATTTCGCTTGGTCTCTCCTCGAAGGGCTCCGGCGCCGACAATATCCGCAATGTCACGGGATCGGCGACGGCGGGCATTGATCCTCAGGAGCTGATCGACACGCGGCCGCATGCGCGCGACTGGCATTTCCATATTCTCAATGATCGCTCGCTCTACGGCCTGCCGCGCAAATTCAATGTCGCGTTCGACGGCGCCGGCCGCATCGCGACGCTTGAAGACACAAACGATATCGGCTTCCAGGCGGTGCAGGTTCTCGACGGCGCGCCGGTTCCCACCGGAATCTATTATCGACTGGCGCTCGGCGGCATCACCGGCCATCGCGATCTCGCCCGCGACACCGGCGTCATCTTGGCCCCTGACGACGCTGTCGCCGTCTCCGACGCGATCGTGCGCGTTTTCATCGATCATGGCGACCGCACCAACAGGAACAAGTCGCGACTGAAATATGTGCTCGACGATTGGGGCTTCGACAAGTTCCTTGTCGCAGTCGAGGAGAAGCTTGGCCGCAAGCTCATGCGCATCGACGCCGCGCATCTCGCGCCGCGCCCGGCTTACGACAGGCTCGCTCATATCGGCGTCCATCCGCAGAGGCAGCCGGGCCTGAACTGGATCGGCGTCGCGCTTCCGGTCGGCAAGATGACCTCGGAACAGATGGAGGTGATCGCTTCGGTCGCGCGCGTCTGCGGGGATGGCGATATCCGCCTGACTGTCTGGCAGAATCTTCTCATCTCGGGCGTGCCCGATGCGAAGGTTGAAGACGCGATCGCCCATATCAAGGCGTGCGGGCTGAGCGTCGAAGCAACGAGCGTGCGCGCCGGCCTCGTCGCCTGCACCGGCAATCGCGGCTGTAAATTCGCGGCGTCCGACACCAAGGGCCATGCGATGGCGATCGCCGATCACGTTGATGCGCGGCTTCAGATCGACCAGCCGATCAACATCCACCTCACCGGCTGCCATCACTCCTGCGCGCAGCATTACATCGGCGATATCGGCCTGATCGGCCAGAAAGTCGCGGTCGGCGAAGAAGAGACGGTCGAAGGCTACAACCTGTTCGTCGGCGGCGGCTTCGGCGTCGACGGCGCGATCGGCCGCGAGCTCTATCCCAATCTGAAGGCCGACGATGCGCCGCGCGTCGTTGAAGCCTTGCTGCGCGCCTGGCAGGAAAAGCGGCTGTCGCCTGAAGAGAGCTTTCAGGCTTTCACCGCGCGCCACGAGATCGAGATGCTGAAATCGTTTCTGTCGGAGGGCGCGGCATGCTGA
- a CDS encoding NAD(P)/FAD-dependent oxidoreductase, which produces MSEPLVIIGKGMAATRLIDELSKRALGRYAIAVIGDEPRRAYNRVLLSPFLAGEIEEGDMELKPASWWAARGVTTLYGQAAVEIDAQAKRVMLANGASIPYSKLALATGSQPIRLPIPGADFPNVVTFRDFNDVAAMLASAGRGKRAVVIGGGLLGLEAAYGLARHGAAVTVVHLMDRLMERQLDPEAAELLASGLRAKGIEVALNAQTQAIEGDARARRVLLKDGRSFDADLVVLAAGIRPNVALARAAGVAINRGIVVDDRLTSSDPDIFALGECAEHRGAVYGLVEPAYEQARTLAGALAGEDVRYEGSVTATNLKVTGVNVFSAGEFLESEGAEIITLRDRGARLYKKLVIRDDRLIGVVLVGHTSDGLWYLDLIREAASIDAIRDALIFGRSVADRLAA; this is translated from the coding sequence ATGTCGGAGCCGCTCGTCATCATCGGCAAGGGCATGGCGGCGACGCGCCTCATCGACGAACTGTCGAAGCGCGCGCTTGGCCGCTACGCCATCGCCGTCATCGGCGACGAGCCGCGCCGCGCCTACAACCGCGTTCTCCTCTCGCCGTTTCTTGCTGGCGAGATCGAGGAAGGCGACATGGAGCTGAAGCCCGCCTCCTGGTGGGCGGCGCGCGGCGTGACGACGCTTTACGGGCAGGCGGCGGTCGAAATCGACGCGCAGGCCAAGCGTGTCATGCTCGCGAATGGCGCCTCCATTCCCTACTCCAAGCTTGCGCTCGCGACGGGATCGCAGCCGATCCGGCTGCCGATTCCGGGCGCCGATTTTCCGAACGTCGTCACCTTCCGTGATTTCAACGACGTCGCCGCGATGCTCGCTTCCGCCGGCCGCGGCAAGCGCGCTGTGGTGATCGGCGGCGGCCTGCTCGGCCTCGAAGCCGCCTATGGCCTTGCGCGCCATGGCGCGGCGGTGACCGTCGTGCATCTCATGGACCGGCTGATGGAGCGTCAGCTCGATCCGGAAGCCGCCGAACTTCTTGCATCGGGCCTGCGCGCCAAGGGAATAGAGGTCGCCCTGAACGCGCAGACGCAGGCGATCGAAGGCGATGCGCGCGCGCGCCGCGTGCTCCTGAAGGATGGGCGCAGCTTCGACGCCGATCTCGTCGTGCTCGCCGCCGGCATCCGTCCGAATGTCGCGCTCGCGCGCGCCGCAGGCGTCGCGATCAACCGCGGCATTGTCGTCGATGATCGGCTCACCAGCAGCGATCCCGACATTTTCGCGCTTGGCGAATGCGCCGAGCATCGCGGCGCGGTCTATGGCCTCGTCGAGCCGGCCTACGAGCAGGCGAGAACACTGGCCGGCGCGCTCGCGGGAGAGGATGTGCGCTATGAAGGCAGCGTCACCGCCACCAATCTGAAGGTGACCGGCGTCAATGTCTTCTCCGCCGGCGAATTTCTCGAAAGCGAAGGCGCCGAGATCATCACCCTGCGCGATCGCGGCGCGCGCCTCTACAAGAAGCTCGTCATTCGCGATGACCGCCTCATCGGCGTCGTGCTTGTCGGCCACACCAGCGACGGGCTCTGGTATCTCGATCTCATCCGCGAGGCTGCTTCGATCGACGCGATCCGCGACGCGCTGATCTTCGGGCGCTCTGTCGCCGACCGGCTGGCCGCATAA
- a CDS encoding globin family protein: MTPQQIADVQSSFAKVAPIAETAAGLFYNRLFETTPEVKPFFKGDIKEQGRKLMATLSVVVKGLNDLGAIVPVAQKLAVRHVDYGVKAEHYAPVGAALLWTLEQGLGDDFTPDVKSAWAAAYGALSGVMIEAAYPAKAVA, encoded by the coding sequence ATGACGCCGCAACAGATCGCAGACGTTCAATCAAGCTTCGCCAAGGTCGCGCCCATCGCCGAGACGGCCGCCGGGCTCTTCTACAACAGGCTTTTCGAAACCACGCCTGAAGTGAAGCCTTTCTTCAAGGGCGACATCAAGGAGCAGGGACGCAAGCTGATGGCGACTTTGTCCGTCGTCGTGAAAGGATTGAACGATCTCGGCGCGATCGTTCCCGTCGCGCAGAAGCTCGCGGTCCGCCATGTCGATTATGGCGTGAAAGCCGAGCATTACGCGCCCGTCGGCGCGGCGCTGCTGTGGACGCTTGAACAGGGCCTTGGCGACGACTTCACGCCCGACGTGAAATCCGCATGGGCGGCCGCCTATGGCGCGCTATCAGGCGTGATGATCGAAGCCGCTTATCCCGCAAAGGCGGTCGCCTGA
- a CDS encoding ABC transporter ATP-binding protein, with the protein MTGYLKLDGIDKSFTRGSNRTEVLKDINLIINEGEYVSIIGHSGCGKSTLLNLIAGLTQVSAGAVLLDNKEVNSPGPERAVVFQNHSLLPWLTVYDNVALAVNKVFSGVKTKAERHDWIMHNLGLVQMTHAADKRPAEISGGMKQRVGIARALSMEPKILLLDEPFGALDALTRAHLQDSIMEIHARLRNTMIMITHDVDEAVLLSDRIVMMTNGPAARIGDILEVPLPRPRERLAVASNPTYLKCRESVLRFLYERHRYVEAA; encoded by the coding sequence ATGACCGGCTATCTCAAACTCGACGGCATCGACAAGAGCTTCACCCGCGGCTCAAACCGCACCGAAGTTCTGAAAGACATCAATCTTATCATCAACGAAGGCGAGTATGTCTCGATCATCGGCCATTCCGGCTGCGGCAAGTCGACCTTGCTCAATCTCATCGCCGGGTTGACGCAGGTTTCGGCAGGCGCGGTGCTGCTCGACAACAAGGAAGTGAACAGTCCGGGACCCGAGCGCGCGGTGGTGTTCCAGAACCATTCGCTGCTGCCCTGGCTCACCGTCTACGACAATGTCGCGCTCGCGGTGAACAAGGTGTTCTCCGGCGTCAAGACGAAGGCCGAGCGGCATGACTGGATCATGCATAATCTCGGCCTCGTGCAGATGACGCACGCCGCCGACAAGCGGCCCGCCGAAATCTCCGGCGGCATGAAGCAGCGCGTCGGCATCGCGCGCGCGCTCTCGATGGAGCCGAAGATCCTGCTGCTCGACGAACCCTTCGGCGCCCTCGATGCGCTGACCCGCGCGCATTTGCAGGACTCGATCATGGAAATCCATGCGCGCCTCCGCAACACGATGATCATGATCACCCATGACGTCGACGAGGCCGTGCTGCTGTCGGACCGCATCGTGATGATGACCAACGGACCCGCCGCGCGCATCGGCGACATTCTCGAAGTGCCGCTGCCGCGTCCGCGCGAGCGCCTCGCTGTGGCGTCGAATCCCACCTACCTGAAATGCCGTGAGAGCGTGCTGCGCTTCCTCTATGAGCGCCATCGCTACGTCGAGGCTGCGTGA
- the ntrB gene encoding nitrate ABC transporter permease: MSVTALRRNSGTGTVAAQTATTDVEEQNVILLDPPKPPIGPRLKAVAQNVVFNVAPPLIVVAILLLIWQIAFGRAGSSLPPPSVIWNEAKDLIVDPFFVNGPQDIGLGWRVLTSLQRVAIGFGLAAVVGVLIGAVIGQSIWAMRGLDPVFQVLRTVPPLAWLPISLAAFRDAHPSAIFVIFITAIWPVIINTAVGIRNIPQDYRNVAQVLRLNHVEFFFKIMIPSAAPYIFTGLRIGVGLSWLAIVAAEMLTGGVGIGFFIWDAWNSSRLPDIVVALIYIGVVGFVLDRLVAAIGRLVTHGVSVS; encoded by the coding sequence ATGTCGGTCACTGCATTGAGACGCAATTCGGGAACCGGAACCGTTGCTGCGCAAACCGCGACGACCGACGTCGAGGAGCAGAACGTCATTCTGCTTGATCCCCCGAAGCCGCCGATCGGGCCACGACTGAAGGCGGTCGCGCAGAATGTCGTCTTCAACGTCGCGCCGCCGCTGATCGTCGTCGCGATCCTGCTGCTCATCTGGCAGATCGCCTTTGGCCGCGCCGGCTCCTCGCTGCCGCCGCCGAGCGTGATCTGGAACGAGGCGAAGGACCTCATCGTCGATCCTTTCTTCGTCAACGGCCCGCAGGATATCGGCCTTGGCTGGCGCGTGCTGACCTCGCTGCAGCGCGTCGCGATCGGCTTCGGCCTCGCCGCCGTCGTCGGCGTTCTCATCGGCGCCGTGATCGGCCAGTCGATCTGGGCGATGCGCGGACTTGATCCCGTCTTTCAGGTGTTGCGCACCGTGCCGCCGCTTGCCTGGCTGCCGATTTCTCTCGCAGCCTTCCGCGACGCGCATCCGTCCGCGATCTTCGTGATCTTCATCACCGCGATCTGGCCGGTGATCATCAACACAGCCGTCGGCATCAGGAACATTCCGCAGGATTATCGCAACGTCGCGCAGGTGCTGCGGCTCAATCACGTCGAATTCTTCTTCAAGATCATGATCCCGTCCGCGGCGCCTTACATCTTCACGGGCTTGCGCATCGGCGTCGGCCTGTCCTGGCTCGCGATCGTCGCAGCCGAAATGCTGACCGGCGGCGTCGGCATCGGCTTCTTCATCTGGGACGCCTGGAACTCGTCGCGGCTGCCCGACATCGTCGTGGCGCTCATCTATATCGGCGTGGTCGGTTTTGTCCTCGATCGCCTCGTGGCGGCGATCGGGCGGCTGGTCACCCACGGCGTCTCCGTGAGCTGA
- a CDS encoding CmpA/NrtA family ABC transporter substrate-binding protein, protein MKAKARTETKAATLSSEGASRRALLKLTGAAAAAFAAKAMFPSGAFAQGAGPEVKGTKLGYIALTDASPLIIAKEKGLFAKYGLPDMDIQKQASWGATRDNIALGTKANGIDGAHILRPKVHLYTTGKVMQNNQPTPMYTLLNLNFDCQAISVSNEFKDLNVQKDSSVLKAAFEKKKAAGKEVKVAMTFPGGTHDLWIRYWLAAGGIDPDKDVSTITVPPPQMVANMKVGTMDAFCVGEPWNEQLVHQNIGFTALTTGELWFKHPEKALAMRADWVDANPKAALAIMMATMEAQQWCEKMENKQEMAEIIGRRQWFNVPVPDIIGRIKGDINYGNGRTATGTNLLMKFWGENGEVSRPWKSHDAWFITENMRWGKFEPTLDIKGLIDKTNRADLWTEAAKAIGVANPASGDSRGKETFFDGKVFDPENPTAYLAALSIKRVA, encoded by the coding sequence ATGAAGGCGAAGGCCAGAACAGAGACGAAGGCGGCGACCCTCTCCAGCGAGGGCGCGAGCCGCAGGGCGCTGCTCAAGCTGACCGGCGCCGCCGCCGCGGCCTTCGCTGCAAAGGCGATGTTTCCGTCGGGCGCGTTTGCGCAAGGCGCCGGGCCCGAGGTGAAGGGGACGAAGCTTGGCTACATCGCGCTGACCGACGCCTCGCCGCTCATCATCGCGAAGGAGAAGGGCCTCTTCGCGAAATACGGCCTGCCGGACATGGACATCCAGAAGCAGGCTTCGTGGGGCGCGACGCGCGACAACATCGCCCTCGGCACGAAGGCGAACGGCATCGACGGCGCGCACATCCTGCGCCCGAAGGTCCATCTCTACACCACCGGCAAGGTGATGCAGAACAACCAGCCGACGCCGATGTACACGCTGCTCAATCTGAATTTCGATTGTCAGGCGATTTCGGTCTCCAACGAATTCAAGGATCTCAACGTCCAGAAGGATTCATCGGTCCTCAAGGCGGCGTTCGAGAAGAAGAAGGCGGCCGGCAAGGAAGTGAAGGTCGCGATGACCTTTCCGGGCGGCACGCACGATCTCTGGATCCGCTACTGGCTCGCGGCCGGCGGCATCGATCCTGACAAGGACGTTTCAACCATCACCGTGCCGCCGCCGCAGATGGTGGCCAACATGAAGGTCGGCACCATGGACGCCTTCTGCGTCGGCGAGCCCTGGAACGAACAGCTCGTCCACCAGAATATCGGCTTCACTGCGCTGACCACGGGCGAGCTCTGGTTCAAGCATCCGGAAAAGGCGCTCGCCATGCGCGCCGACTGGGTCGACGCCAATCCCAAGGCTGCGCTCGCCATCATGATGGCGACCATGGAAGCCCAGCAATGGTGCGAGAAGATGGAGAACAAGCAGGAGATGGCCGAGATCATCGGCCGTCGCCAATGGTTCAACGTGCCCGTTCCCGACATCATCGGCCGCATCAAGGGCGACATCAATTATGGCAATGGCCGCACCGCGACCGGCACGAATCTGTTGATGAAATTCTGGGGCGAGAATGGCGAGGTGTCGCGGCCCTGGAAGAGCCACGACGCCTGGTTCATCACCGAGAACATGCGCTGGGGCAAATTCGAACCGACGCTCGATATCAAGGGCCTCATCGACAAGACCAACCGCGCCGACCTCTGGACCGAGGCCGCGAAAGCGATCGGCGTCGCCAATCCCGCAAGCGGCGACTCGCGCGGCAAGGAGACCTTCTTCGACGGCAAGGTCTTCGATCCTGAAAATCCGACCGCCTATCTCGCGGCTCTTTCGATCAAGCGCGTCGCGTAA